From the Candidatus Glassbacteria bacterium genome, the window CTGCCCATGCCATCGAAATACCAAGTGGTCCCCGTGCCGCAGGCCTCGAACGCAATTGGCGCGTGCATCCAGGCGTCCTGGGCCTGTGCCGCCTCGATAGACTGGGGATAGCTGTTCTGCATATGGTTCCAGGTCTGGCTGAACATCCCGAAATCACCGAGGCAGTCGGCCCGGTAGCCGGTACCGTTGGCGATTCCGTAGGCCAGCTGCTCCGCTCCGCCGATCAGCATCACCAGCTTGGTCTGCTTGAAATTGTCGAGATAGAGGTCCATGATCCCCCTGAGCGTGGAGTCCGGCGGCATGTCGAAGCCGGGGGTGCCGGCCGTGTTCCACTCGCCCCAACTGCCCACCGAGCCGATATCGACGTGGTGGATATCGGGGTGACCGTCGTAGCGCGAGGCCATCGCGGTGATCAGCCGTTCGTGATGCTCGATAAACAGGGGATCGCTGTAGTCCGGCTGAAAGCCCAGCGCATGGTTGCTCTCATCGTAGTAGCGGCCGTTGATGCCCTTGTCGATCAGCCACTGGGGGACTTTGATCGAGCCGTTCTGGCACATGATCCGCCAGGCGAATGCCTGGCCCTCCAAGTGGACCTGGTCCAGGATGGAGTCGATCATGGCGAAATCGATCTGTCCGTCTTCAGGCTCAATTTCGTTCCAGTACCAGCGGTAATAGGCCGTGGCGCACAAGGGATACCTGGGATTCCAGATTCTGAGGTTAGAGTCGGTGGCATTCGGCGAGGTGAAGCCCACGCCCGGGTTAAGCAGGTACTCGTCGCTCTCGGTGGGCGACATCACCACGTCCAGCACGCTTTGTCCCCGCCAGAGGACATCGAGCAGGAGGTCCAGCACGTCGGAGCCGTCGAACACGCCGTCGGCGTTATAATCACGGGTACTGTCGGCCCGGCCGTCGCGGGCGTGGAGCACCAGCGCGAGCACGTCGGCCACCCCCACCCGGCCGTCGCCGTTGTAATCTCCCCGCACCCGGCTGCTTACCGCCTGGGCCAGCACAAACCCGACTGCCAGCACCGCCAGGCAGGATACGAGGCCAATTTTCAATTTACCCGGCAGCCTGGTCGCACTCATTCAACACTCCCCTCTCCTGTTGCTATTGACGGACTTCCAGGCGGCTGAGCCAGTACCAGCCGTCAGCGCCGAGACCCTCGTTCGCCAGCTTGATTCCGGGTTTTCCGGTCGAGGTGTCGAGCATGCCCACTCCAAAGTCGTAGGTGTCCGCGGGCAGGTCGGCGGGAACCGGCAGGGTCAATTGCAGCGGAATCGTCCCCGGCAGCCAGCCGATGACATCCACGCCCGCATCGATTCTTACCATCCGCCGCGTGCGGGTGTTCCGCAAAGTGAAAGTCAGCGGGTAGTTGCGGTAGATCGGCGCCACGCCCTCGTTCTCCCACTCCATCTCGACCAGCATCTTCCCGCCGGGAGACACGCTGCCGGGATGGACCATCCGCCGCAGGGCGAACCTGTAGCCCATTTTCTTTTCGAACTCGACAATTGCCGCCCACCAGTCCTCCGGCACGCTCTCGGTGGCGTTGTTCAGTACCGATACGTGCCAGCGCAGGGCCTCGGACAGAATATAGTCGAGAGCCCATTGCTCGTCGTACCAGTACTGGATCGTCCAGCAGGTTTCGAACACCACGGGCGCACGTTTCCACGAATCGTCGGCCGCGGCCGAGTCCAGCGCCTGCTGGTAGAAATCTTCCATGTGGTTCCAGTCGTCGTTGAACCCGCCCATGTCCCCCAGGCAGTCCGCGCGCCAGCCTGCTCCGTTGGCGAGTGCGTATCTCAGGCCCTCCTTGCCGCCGATCAGCATGATCAGCGGTGTTTTTTTCCAGTGGTCCAGATAAAGGTCGATAATGGTTTTCCTGGT encodes:
- a CDS encoding DUF4832 domain-containing protein — protein: MKFFSTLLACLAFAAGCEGPQMVTVSPAAINDALRNPHRGFATTHQYNSDIGDRRHPASTIVQYRWYWNQLEPEEGKIRFGLIDSVLERCRAEGQKLNFRVMCQNGSPRVPLWVREAGARGEPYRDNPDNWQPYYDDPVFLVKHRNLIRALARRYDGHPDMDHFDIGTVGRWGEWHTGGTGMEMPDDETRKTIIDLYLDHWKKTPLIMLIGGKEGLRYALANGAGWRADCLGDMGGFNDDWNHMEDFYQQALDSAAADDSWKRAPVVFETCWTIQYWYDEQWALDYILSEALRWHVSVLNNATESVPEDWWAAIVEFEKKMGYRFALRRMVHPGSVSPGGKMLVEMEWENEGVAPIYRNYPLTFTLRNTRTRRMVRIDAGVDVIGWLPGTIPLQLTLPVPADLPADTYDFGVGMLDTSTGKPGIKLANEGLGADGWYWLSRLEVRQ